The region GTTATGACGCCAAAGATACCGCACATAGACCGTGCATCTCCTGTCTCTGCGATTGCACCAATTGCATTCTACGCCATTGCCGTTTCGACACCAAAAGGCGATGGCCGGCCAAGGCAGCACCCAGTGGCAGGTCAGCGCAGCGCAAGACGCAGAGCCGCGCCATCGAGCGCATACAAACCCGGCACAGGACTGGGCGGAGAATGCCAGCCGGCTCGAGACGAGGCTTCGGCGGCAGGCCGCACTTGCCCTGAACATAACTCATGCTCGCTGGTGGCCCAGCTCATCAGTCATCCCGGGTTGACCCGGCGGGCGAGAAGGTACCACAGGCCCAGATGCAGGCTGGCGGCAAGCACGACTATGGCCCAGAAGCCGGGTTTCAGAGTCTTGTGTCGGAACAGAACCATACCGAGGCAGACTCCAGCAAAGCCACCCAACAGGCAGAGGCTATAGAACACTGCTTCTGGAATGCGGGGCAGGCTCTGCCGGGCGGCGAACTTGTCCCAGCCCATCAACGGCAGCGAGATGAGGCTCATACTAAGCCACCACAGAAAGAGCCGGTTGCCGCCGCCAAAGGTGGCGAGCAGCGCGAAAAGACCGGCGTGAGCGACAAGGGCTGGAGCGAGGTAAGTGAGGACGGTGGTCTGCCTCCGGGTGCTATGCGGCGAACGATTGGTCATGTGCGGGCTCCTGCGCGTTGAGGGGACTGGGCCGCTCCTTCTGCAGGGCGGCTCTGACTGAGCATACTCAGACGCGGCGGCGGTGCCAAATGCGCCCCGTGTCTGCCCGGGGAATGGCGCGACCAGATCCCATCTGGGGGGGAGTGGTGCACGCACAGGTGACGGGGCACAGGCGAGCAAACACAACAGGCCCCTGGAGAGAGATGCGTTTCACTCCAGAGGCCTGCGGGCTTGCCTTGCGGAGGGGTTGTTACTTGATCTCGACTACCGCGCCGGCCTCGATCAGCTTGGCCTTGGCAGAGGCGGCTTCTTCCTTGGTGGCGCCCTTCTTGACGCTGGTGGGGGCGCTCTCAACCATATCCTTGGACTCCTTGAGGCCAAGGTTGGTGAGCTCGCGGATCACCTTGATGACCTTGATCTTTTCCGGGCCAACTTCTTTCAGCACGATCTCGAACTCGTGCTGCTCTTCGGCGGCCTCGGCTGCGGGGGCAGCGCCAGCGGCTGCGGGGGCAGCGGCGGCGGCTACAGCCACGGGGGCAGCAGCGGTCACACCCCAGCGCTCTTCGAGCGCCTTCTTGAGCTCGACCAGCTCGAGCACGCTCATCTTTTCAATTGCTTCGATGATTTCCTGGGAATTCATTGGTCTAGTTCTCCTTGAGATCGGTTCTGCCGCGAAGGCGCCCGTTGCCGGGTGATGGATTTCCTCGCGGTGTTTGGTCCAACTGGCTAGGCGGTGGCCTCGCCCAGTTGATCGGCGCGCGCCTGCAGCACATAGATGATGCCGCGGAGCGCTCCATCCAGCACGCCAACAAAGCCCGACAAGGGCGAGACGATGTTGCCGATGGCCTGAGCACGCAGCACGTCCGTGGCGGGCAGGCTGGGTAGCATCTGCACATCGGCCTTGCTGATCAGACGGTCGCCCATCCATCCGCCGCGGATCTTGAAGGCCTCGTTCTCTCGCGCAAAATCGAGCATGGTGCGCACTGGCTGAGCCATGTCACCAAAGGCCACTCCCAGTGCACTGGGCCCCTCGAGCAAGTGCTCCGGCTGGAAGGAGCCAAGCTCCTCTAGCGTCTTGAGCACGAGGGTGTTCTTGGTGACCAGGAATCTGCTGTTGAGTGGCCGCAGCCTGTTGCGCAGCTGTGCCAACTTGGGGGCAGTGAGCCCTCGATATTCGGCAACGACTACCACGCTGCTGCGAGCGAGAATGTCCTTCAGTTCCTGAATGGTTTCTTGCTTCTTGTCCTTACTGACTGGCAATGGTTTTCACCTCCCTTATTGCGATTGACCAACAAAAATGGGGTCTCTGCGCCAGCTCACGCAAAGACCCCATCATACCGACTGGAGTACTCATCGTTTGCCTCGGCAGGCGGTCCATTAAGCGCCTCAGCGGCGCACCTGCTGTCTCTGGCGACCAGATAGCTATTGTACGGCACCCGGCCAGCTTGTCAAGTTCGCCTGGTGCTCTGAATTGTTTGACCCGGCTTGGGCTGCCGGCTGCCTATCAGCGCGACTAGGCGGCCTTGAGCTCCAGCGACTGGTTGACGTCGACCCGGATTCCCGGTCCCATCGAAGGGGCCATGGTGATCTTCTTAATGTAGATGCCTTTGACCGAACTCGGCTTGGCACGCGAGATGGCTTCCATCAGCGCGCTCAAGTTGGCCATCAGTTGCTCGGGGGTGAATTGCACCTTCCCGACGGGAACGTGGATGCTGCCCATCTTGTCCAACCGGTACTCGACTCGTCCCTGGCGAGCCTCGCGGATCACCCGCGGCAGCTCTTCAGGGGCCACAACGGTGTTCGTCTTGGGGTTGGGCATGAGTCCGCGAGGGCCGAGGACCTTGCCCAGGCGGCCGACCTTACCCATCATGCTCGGAGTGGCCATCGCCACGTCGAACTCGAGCCAGCCTCCCTGTACCTTGGCCACAAGGTCGTCGCCACCAACCACATCCGCTCCGGCCTCCTGGGCCAGGCGCGCTCCGTCGCCCTCGGCAAAGACGGCGATGCGGACGACCTTGCCGGAGCCGCTGGGCAGAAGGACCGTTCCACGAATCTGCTGATCGGCCTTCCGCGAGTCCAGGTTCATCCTCAGGTGCAGGTCAACGCTGGCGTTGAACTGGGCGATGTTGAGCTTGCCAACCAACGCGCACGCCTCCTGCGGTGTGTAGATCTTGTCGTGATCTACGAGCTTGACAACTTCGTTGTACTTCTTGCCACGCTTTCGCATACTGCCTCCTATGTGGTATTGGCGGGCAAAGCCCTCCCACCTACTCGCCGGTGATCTCCACACCCATACTGCGAGCAGTGCCTTCAACGATCTTGACCGCGCCATCGAGATCAATGGCATTCAGGTCAGCCATCTTGAGCTTGGCGATGTCGCGCAACTGCTGCCGCGTGATCTTGCCTACCTTTGACTTTTTGGAGT is a window of Chloroflexi bacterium ADurb.Bin180 DNA encoding:
- the rplL gene encoding 50S ribosomal protein L7, yielding MNSQEIIEAIEKMSVLELVELKKALEERWGVTAAAPVAVAAAAAPAAAGAAPAAEAAEEQHEFEIVLKEVGPEKIKVIKVIRELTNLGLKESKDMVESAPTSVKKGATKEEAASAKAKLIEAGAVVEIK
- the rplA gene encoding 50S ribosomal protein L1, which codes for MRKRGKKYNEVVKLVDHDKIYTPQEACALVGKLNIAQFNASVDLHLRMNLDSRKADQQIRGTVLLPSGSGKVVRIAVFAEGDGARLAQEAGADVVGGDDLVAKVQGGWLEFDVAMATPSMMGKVGRLGKVLGPRGLMPNPKTNTVVAPEELPRVIREARQGRVEYRLDKMGSIHVPVGKVQFTPEQLMANLSALMEAISRAKPSSVKGIYIKKITMAPSMGPGIRVDVNQSLELKAA
- the rplJ gene encoding 50S ribosomal protein L10; amino-acid sequence: MPVSKDKKQETIQELKDILARSSVVVVAEYRGLTAPKLAQLRNRLRPLNSRFLVTKNTLVLKTLEELGSFQPEHLLEGPSALGVAFGDMAQPVRTMLDFARENEAFKIRGGWMGDRLISKADVQMLPSLPATDVLRAQAIGNIVSPLSGFVGVLDGALRGIIYVLQARADQLGEATA